A region from the Candidatus Bathyarchaeota archaeon genome encodes:
- a CDS encoding molybdenum cofactor guanylyltransferase, protein MTNLKPTMFIFIGKEGKQKGGTSIHQVGLGVVILAGGQGRRMGRDKALLELCGKPLLLHVVENVLRLQPEKIVVAVERGSINRYYSILPSCVNLSEDLIEGKGPLVGMISGMRSINSMYTLVLPCDTPFIKPSVLRFLHQKVSLGVDAVIPRWPNGYIEPLQAFYRTSSALKAAEEALNRDKRSCRDMIRLLNKVVYVNVDELRRFDPYLVTFFNVNSGEDLFRAEKFLRGILLSPYQI, encoded by the coding sequence TTGACTAATTTAAAGCCAACTATGTTTATATTTATCGGCAAAGAGGGGAAACAAAAAGGAGGGACCTCAATACATCAAGTAGGTCTCGGAGTTGTCATCCTAGCTGGAGGACAGGGTAGGAGGATGGGGAGAGACAAGGCCCTCCTCGAGCTTTGCGGAAAGCCCCTACTCCTTCACGTAGTTGAGAATGTTTTGAGGCTTCAACCTGAGAAGATCGTCGTGGCCGTGGAAAGAGGCAGCATAAATAGATATTATTCGATCCTGCCTTCATGCGTTAATCTCTCAGAGGATTTGATTGAGGGGAAAGGGCCATTGGTCGGGATGATATCTGGGATGAGGAGCATTAACTCTATGTATACGCTTGTTCTCCCATGTGACACCCCATTCATCAAACCAAGCGTTCTGAGATTTCTCCATCAGAAGGTTTCTTTGGGGGTTGATGCTGTTATCCCGAGGTGGCCTAATGGATATATCGAGCCCCTTCAAGCCTTCTATAGAACTTCATCCGCGTTGAAGGCCGCCGAGGAGGCCCTTAATAGGGATAAAAGATCATGCAGAGATATGATTAGATTATTAAATAAGGTAGTCTATGTGAATGTAGATGAGCTTAGAAGATTTGATCCTTATTTGGTTACATTTTTTAATGTGAATAGTGGAGAGGACTTATTTAGAGCTGAGAAATTTTTGAGAGGAATTCTTTTATCCCCTTATCAAATATAG
- a CDS encoding class I SAM-dependent methyltransferase, with translation MWREITEALERIVDVYEGSNHIISLFQDDRARMRGLELIDKWEGVALELGVGPGNFAVMLLRRLKDSLICLDYSNIMICKARERLHCHVHLVRGVFEAVPLRNSCISLVAAAYSLRDSKRKLKVIRETARILKARGEFLVVDVGKPKNPIYRGILSLYLRWVVPILAGLYTGYGPRNPWSMIFHSYNLLPHNAELLRTLRTVFGWAELEERMYGGLIIAVAHKMG, from the coding sequence ATGTGGAGGGAGATAACTGAGGCCCTGGAGAGGATCGTAGATGTATATGAGGGGTCCAACCACATCATATCCCTCTTTCAGGATGACAGGGCTAGGATGAGGGGCTTAGAGCTCATAGATAAGTGGGAGGGGGTCGCCCTAGAGCTTGGGGTGGGGCCCGGAAACTTCGCTGTTATGCTCCTGAGAAGACTCAAAGACTCACTCATATGTCTAGACTACTCGAATATCATGATTTGTAAGGCTAGGGAGAGGTTACATTGCCACGTTCACCTCGTAAGGGGAGTCTTCGAAGCGGTTCCTTTAAGGAACTCATGCATCTCACTAGTTGCAGCGGCATATTCGCTCAGAGACTCCAAGAGGAAGCTTAAAGTGATTAGGGAGACCGCTCGCATCCTAAAAGCTAGAGGAGAATTCTTGGTCGTGGATGTGGGTAAGCCGAAGAACCCAATATATAGGGGGATCCTCTCCTTATATCTCAGGTGGGTCGTTCCGATACTGGCAGGGCTCTATACGGGATATGGCCCGAGGAATCCCTGGAGCATGATATTCCACTCCTACAATCTCCTACCTCACAACGCGGAACTCCTTAGAACACTAAGGACCGTCTTTGGTTGGGCAGAACTAGAAGAGAGGATGTATGGCGGCCTCATCATCGCGGTTGCCCATAAAATGGGGTAG
- the hypE gene encoding hydrogenase expression/formation protein HypE — protein sequence MLHGAGGIIMHSLVKNYIVKYFGNAAVDSEVPLEALDDAAVVGDMVFKSDSHVVKPLFFPGGDIGCIAVAGTVNDIAVLGAEPYAMACGFILEEGLAFRDFESILLSMRRICREAGVDIVTGDTKVVEKGSLGGMVINTSGIGRRTEALERNLEVVRRFRRGFQSRWILDSNLRLGDKIIISGTIGDHGLAVLSAQEGLSFGSGIKSDVRPLNRMIQSLLAEVGGIVAMKDPTRGGLADALNEFSEKSGVGILIREERIPIRKDVQAACEMLGLDPLEIGNEGKVVIGVVEEKAEEVLEFLRGVEEGRDAEIIGEVTLDFSGVAMQTQIGGKRIVGRPIGDPIPRIC from the coding sequence ATGCTCCACGGTGCTGGAGGAATTATCATGCACAGTTTAGTTAAAAACTATATAGTGAAATACTTCGGAAATGCAGCGGTTGACAGCGAGGTGCCACTTGAAGCCTTGGATGACGCAGCCGTCGTCGGCGACATGGTTTTCAAGAGCGATTCACACGTCGTTAAGCCCTTATTCTTTCCAGGAGGAGACATCGGTTGTATAGCTGTGGCTGGGACGGTTAACGATATAGCAGTTCTGGGTGCAGAGCCATACGCTATGGCCTGCGGCTTCATCCTAGAAGAGGGATTAGCGTTCAGGGATTTTGAAAGTATATTGTTGAGCATGAGGCGGATATGTCGTGAGGCGGGTGTAGACATAGTCACTGGGGATACGAAGGTCGTCGAGAAGGGAAGCCTAGGGGGGATGGTGATAAATACCTCGGGTATTGGTAGGAGAACTGAGGCCCTTGAGAGGAATCTTGAGGTAGTAAGAAGGTTTAGAAGAGGTTTTCAATCTAGATGGATCTTGGACTCCAACCTCCGCTTAGGGGATAAGATAATCATCTCCGGAACCATAGGCGACCACGGGTTAGCCGTTCTGTCAGCCCAAGAGGGGTTGAGCTTCGGGAGTGGAATCAAATCGGATGTGAGGCCTCTAAACCGTATGATCCAAAGCCTCCTCGCAGAAGTCGGGGGCATAGTCGCCATGAAGGACCCCACAAGGGGGGGCCTAGCAGATGCCCTTAATGAGTTCAGCGAGAAGTCGGGTGTAGGTATACTGATCCGTGAGGAGAGGATCCCTATAAGGAAGGATGTTCAGGCCGCATGTGAGATGCTTGGCCTAGACCCCCTGGAGATCGGGAACGAGGGGAAGGTTGTAATAGGGGTGGTTGAGGAGAAGGCTGAAGAGGTCCTAGAATTCCTTAGAGGCGTAGAGGAGGGGAGGGACGCGGAGATAATCGGTGAGGTAACCCTCGATTTCAGCGGCGTCGCTATGCAGACCCAGATTGGAGGGAAAAGGATAGTGGGTAGACCCATAGGAGACCCGATACCTAGAATATGCTAG
- a CDS encoding NAD(P)/FAD-dependent oxidoreductase: protein MQEDYDVVVVGAGPAGSTSAKIAAEGGLKVLLITRNIEIGVPDKCGEFLPSLDEMRRLAPDAVGLDQLFDPPGWCILNRTKYVRFNFNGYMEVTVPFNGVVVERKLYDNHLAKEAARAGVEISPLTCALDILPNGGVLAWEVRGRFEVRSRLVVGADGAYSLIARKAGLPVSRDPLDYSVGYQFEMVGIDVDRDCIEMYFGRRYAPGAYAWIIPKGEDVANVGIGVRPTYMEKGLNIRDYLQNFLKYSPASERLIRGEATAVKAGCIPVGGPMERTSSRNVLVVGDAAGHTLPTVGGGVPPALICGRIAGASVVGHLNDEKPISSYEADWRKQIGKVLENSLRLRRMADIFLGSEEAMSLATRRGWINEEMLMRLILCRVDYKMIILEKALQVYKKFV, encoded by the coding sequence ATGCAGGAAGACTATGACGTAGTAGTTGTGGGGGCGGGACCGGCTGGCTCCACCTCAGCAAAAATTGCTGCTGAGGGGGGCCTGAAGGTCCTGTTAATCACCAGAAACATCGAGATAGGCGTCCCAGACAAGTGCGGAGAGTTCCTCCCAAGCCTAGATGAGATGAGACGCTTAGCCCCGGATGCCGTTGGCCTAGATCAGTTATTTGACCCCCCAGGATGGTGCATCCTTAACAGGACAAAGTATGTCAGGTTCAACTTTAATGGGTACATGGAGGTAACGGTTCCATTTAATGGAGTTGTAGTGGAGAGGAAGCTCTACGACAACCACTTAGCGAAGGAGGCCGCGAGGGCAGGGGTAGAGATAAGCCCATTGACCTGCGCCCTAGACATCCTACCGAATGGTGGAGTCTTGGCTTGGGAGGTTAGAGGTCGATTCGAGGTTAGATCGAGGCTGGTAGTAGGGGCAGACGGGGCCTACTCACTCATAGCAAGGAAGGCTGGCCTACCGGTCTCCCGAGACCCCCTCGACTATAGTGTTGGCTACCAATTTGAGATGGTCGGCATTGATGTTGATAGGGATTGTATAGAGATGTACTTCGGGAGGAGGTACGCTCCAGGAGCATATGCATGGATAATACCGAAGGGTGAGGATGTGGCCAATGTCGGGATCGGGGTTCGCCCTACATATATGGAGAAGGGGCTAAACATTAGGGACTACCTCCAGAACTTCTTGAAGTATTCTCCAGCCTCCGAGAGGCTCATCCGAGGAGAGGCAACCGCCGTGAAGGCTGGATGCATACCAGTAGGAGGACCTATGGAGAGGACATCCTCGAGAAATGTTCTAGTCGTGGGAGATGCGGCAGGTCACACCCTCCCAACCGTCGGAGGTGGTGTCCCCCCTGCCCTCATCTGCGGCAGGATCGCTGGAGCCTCCGTAGTGGGGCACTTGAACGATGAGAAGCCCATATCTTCATATGAGGCTGATTGGAGGAAGCAGATCGGTAAGGTTCTAGAGAACTCCTTAAGGCTGAGGAGGATGGCTGATATCTTCCTAGGCTCAGAAGAGGCGATGTCCCTCGCGACTAGGAGGGGATGGATAAATGAGGAGATGCTGATGAGGCTTATACTATGCCGTGTAGACTACAAGATGATTATCCTAGAGAAGGCCCTTCAAGTCTACAAAAAATTCGTATGA
- a CDS encoding formate dehydrogenase accessory protein FdhE — MLELDSACRDFPRHLESLRIQVGILEILTPLYESPKRGARKTLSDMDLKTLQEKAANSKMPINEFLEASFFDEATFLTFAERIAEYLRDRHLWEDKLEGVLKALKLGEIDAYEALRAVVEEDGDWFKELSVKLNSDAPLLLFLFETPLRPFYEDLARRVEREFRETWWEALCPICGRLPPAARIRDGKRYVVCSYCGAEYLIDLFLCVNCGNRDPYTLGFIVFDGLPEYELNYCEKCNHYIKIIHESRLKKRIPEGLEDLLTSELDALAKDIGLKHL, encoded by the coding sequence ATGCTTGAACTAGACTCCGCCTGCAGGGATTTCCCAAGGCACCTAGAATCCTTAAGGATTCAGGTTGGGATTTTAGAGATACTCACCCCATTATATGAATCTCCTAAAAGGGGGGCTAGGAAAACCTTAAGTGATATGGATTTGAAAACCCTCCAGGAGAAGGCAGCCAACTCAAAGATGCCTATCAATGAATTCCTAGAGGCCTCCTTCTTTGACGAGGCTACGTTCTTGACCTTCGCTGAAAGGATAGCTGAATATTTGAGAGATAGGCATTTATGGGAGGATAAATTGGAGGGAGTTCTGAAAGCCTTAAAACTTGGCGAGATCGATGCTTATGAGGCTCTGAGAGCCGTTGTTGAAGAGGATGGTGATTGGTTTAAAGAACTAAGCGTTAAGCTGAACTCCGATGCCCCCTTACTTTTATTCTTGTTCGAAACACCGCTACGCCCCTTCTATGAGGATTTGGCGAGGAGGGTAGAGAGAGAATTCAGAGAGACATGGTGGGAGGCTCTATGCCCCATCTGTGGAAGGCTTCCCCCCGCGGCGAGAATTAGAGATGGAAAACGTTATGTTGTATGTTCCTATTGTGGTGCTGAATATTTGATTGACTTATTCTTATGCGTAAATTGTGGGAATAGAGATCCATATACCTTGGGATTCATCGTTTTTGATGGCCTTCCAGAGTACGAGTTAAACTATTGTGAAAAATGTAATCATTATATCAAGATCATCCATGAAAGCCGGTTAAAGAAGAGAATACCTGAGGGACTTGAAGATCTTCTCACAAGTGAATTGGATGCTCTCGCTAAAGACATTGGACTTAAACATTTATAA
- a CDS encoding prenyltransferase, with protein MKGFNLWFKETRPHFLILTPLAFSVGIAEAYREGSLDPLRALLGLGGVLLAHVSVNVINDYFDYMSGLDLRVRRTPFSGGSGILPKGLLEPRRVLIFSLICLLLGFSIGVYFTLTVGLVILPIITLAALTIYFYTTHLSHWYLGELFTGFNFGPLISLGGYLIQTGRLGFSPLISGAVPGILIGTLLFLNEFPDLEADRAVGRRNLVILLGLRRASKVYVVLIASVYLWVILHIIIGRMPFTMLIILTTLPLALKASMGVLRYHERLELLIPYMGVNVFLVLLTTLATSIGLILDVIL; from the coding sequence ATGAAGGGCTTCAACCTCTGGTTCAAGGAGACTCGCCCCCACTTTCTAATATTGACGCCTCTCGCCTTCTCAGTAGGGATCGCTGAGGCATATAGAGAGGGGTCTCTGGATCCCCTTAGAGCCCTTCTTGGGTTGGGGGGTGTCCTCCTAGCTCACGTGAGCGTTAACGTCATTAACGACTACTTCGACTATATGAGCGGGCTGGATCTAAGGGTGAGAAGGACCCCTTTCAGCGGGGGGAGCGGCATCCTCCCTAAGGGCCTCCTGGAGCCTAGGAGGGTTCTCATCTTCTCCCTAATCTGCCTCCTTCTGGGATTCTCCATAGGGGTATACTTCACCTTGACCGTTGGATTGGTGATTCTTCCAATAATAACCCTCGCAGCTCTCACGATCTACTTCTACACAACCCATCTAAGCCACTGGTACTTGGGGGAACTCTTCACAGGCTTCAACTTCGGCCCCCTCATATCCCTAGGAGGATATCTCATCCAGACAGGGCGTCTAGGCTTCTCTCCGCTCATCTCAGGGGCGGTACCTGGAATCCTCATAGGCACCCTCCTATTCCTCAACGAGTTCCCCGACTTGGAGGCCGATAGGGCCGTTGGTAGGAGGAACCTCGTCATCCTGCTAGGCTTGAGAAGGGCATCTAAGGTGTATGTGGTACTCATCGCCTCGGTATACCTCTGGGTTATCCTCCATATAATAATAGGGAGAATGCCTTTCACCATGCTTATAATTCTCACCACTCTCCCCCTCGCATTGAAGGCTTCGATGGGCGTCCTAAGATATCACGAGAGGCTTGAGCTTCTCATACCCTACATGGGTGTGAATGTCTTCTTAGTCCTCCTAACAACATTAGCAACATCCATCGGCCTGATCCTCGATGTCATCTTATAA
- a CDS encoding carboxypeptidase regulatory-like domain-containing protein, whose product MDVKGKREITGRVFDEEGRPIAGVTVTCDGEETKTLFDGSYKFDGLPIGHHIVEVAVERYKTQKHHIEILREEETVVLDFHLEPREGDSKIFGYVLDGSTWEPIKTGGSVYMSHPSLNRYTPINPFDGYYEFTHLPPGQYTLWVSLVEYEDEMKIVEVRNGEEKREDFIINKKREEIPWG is encoded by the coding sequence ATGGACGTGAAGGGTAAGCGTGAAATAACAGGGCGGGTATTCGATGAGGAAGGAAGGCCTATCGCTGGGGTGACGGTCACCTGCGATGGAGAAGAGACTAAAACCCTCTTCGATGGATCCTACAAGTTCGATGGATTACCGATCGGCCACCACATAGTTGAGGTTGCTGTTGAGAGATATAAAACACAGAAGCATCATATAGAGATTCTGAGAGAAGAAGAAACGGTCGTGTTGGACTTCCATCTGGAGCCAAGGGAGGGAGATAGCAAAATATTCGGGTATGTATTGGATGGATCGACTTGGGAGCCGATTAAGACCGGAGGCTCAGTATATATGAGCCATCCCTCCCTGAATAGATATACGCCCATCAATCCATTCGATGGATATTATGAGTTCACTCATCTTCCACCTGGTCAGTATACCCTCTGGGTCTCACTCGTTGAATATGAGGATGAGATGAAGATAGTTGAAGTCCGGAATGGAGAAGAAAAAAGAGAAGATTTTATAATAAATAAGAAAAGGGAAGAGATACCTTGGGGATAG
- a CDS encoding HesA/MoeB/ThiF family protein has protein sequence MSRYGIEGFSDEELEYYSRQMVLREIGLDGQRRLKGKRACVVGLGGLGSIISMQLASMGVGHLRIVDRDIVEISNLQRQHLYGVDVIGLPKVEAAAQRLRRLNPFIEVEPQPISLNPMTVDKILGGVDVVLDGLDRMAPRYVLNRACLKWGIPYIYGAAITNVGNTSTVIPGETACLECFQGGLEDASLPSCAVVGVNPSIVNIIASIQVSEALRILLGRRPNLANILLFCDLESMTFDRISLKRADKCPACGGASPHPPQSLELVEEVCGREGRRVFVVNPEKEYELNMEEVEEILTSMGFNIDKRGEMGITFSAPEGFRGSILKSGVSIIEGVGDRDEALRLSHRILED, from the coding sequence ATGTCGAGGTACGGAATTGAGGGCTTCTCCGATGAGGAGTTGGAGTACTACTCCAGGCAAATGGTTCTCCGTGAGATCGGGCTGGATGGTCAGAGGAGGCTGAAGGGTAAAAGGGCATGTGTGGTCGGCCTTGGAGGCCTGGGTAGCATCATATCCATGCAACTGGCCTCGATGGGTGTTGGACACCTTAGGATAGTCGACAGGGACATCGTCGAGATCTCAAACCTCCAGAGGCAGCACCTCTACGGGGTTGATGTGATCGGCCTCCCAAAGGTGGAGGCCGCGGCTCAAAGGCTGAGGAGGCTGAACCCCTTCATAGAGGTCGAGCCCCAACCGATATCCCTCAACCCTATGACCGTTGACAAGATCCTAGGGGGGGTGGACGTGGTCCTTGATGGGCTTGACCGGATGGCCCCCAGATATGTCCTGAACAGGGCCTGCTTAAAATGGGGGATCCCATACATATACGGGGCTGCAATAACAAACGTGGGCAACACATCCACGGTGATACCAGGGGAGACCGCCTGCTTGGAATGCTTCCAAGGCGGCCTAGAGGACGCATCCCTTCCATCTTGCGCCGTGGTGGGAGTGAACCCCTCCATCGTGAACATCATAGCGAGCATACAAGTCTCAGAGGCCCTAAGGATCCTACTTGGAAGGAGACCTAACCTAGCAAACATCCTCCTCTTCTGCGACTTAGAGTCCATGACCTTCGATAGGATCAGCCTTAAGAGGGCTGATAAGTGCCCGGCATGCGGAGGGGCCTCACCCCACCCTCCACAGTCCCTAGAGCTTGTTGAGGAGGTCTGCGGTAGGGAGGGGAGGAGGGTCTTCGTGGTAAACCCGGAGAAGGAATATGAGCTGAACATGGAAGAGGTAGAAGAGATACTGACCTCAATGGGCTTCAATATAGATAAAAGGGGAGAGATGGGGATCACCTTCTCAGCTCCCGAGGGGTTTAGAGGCAGCATCCTCAAGAGCGGTGTCTCCATCATAGAAGGGGTTGGAGATCGAGACGAGGCCTTAAGGTTGAGTCATAGGATACTCGAGGACTGA
- a CDS encoding TIGR04190 family B12-binding domain/radical SAM domain protein, producing the protein MRRADLILLHAPSVYDFRKRFAMYGPISDVIPSTPIFEMYPLGFVSIVGYLEARGYRTRIVNIAVKMLRDREFDVEGAISRLDPMAFGIDLHWLVHASGSLDIAKMIKRFHPETPIILGGLSATYYHEEIIKDHPQVDYILRGDSTERPLLQLLEDIEAGREPEEVENLTWRSKSGGIKVNPLSYVPESLDDMELDYGDMVNLVIRHRSLEENLPYESFMDYPFTALLTCKGCLHNCVTCGGSMFAYRNFFNRNRPAFKSPKRLLEEMRAVSEYFDAPIFLLGDIREGGGRYSEELLNGIRREGIENTVTLELFTPASESFLEAVAGSCERFAVEISPETHDDYVRRLQGRPYSSAELEKTIEEALRLDCEKFDVFFMVGLPGQTIDLAIDSVEYSRRLIKRLGRGGRLHTFIAPMAPFLDPGSLAFEYPARYGYRRLYSSLREHREALLQPCWKLILNYETRWMTRDQIAEATYEAMMRMNEVKMEAGLIDREAGEKVVEGLALAWEIMRRIDALNVLNEEEAKRVYEELRLEVERSARWTGYSKRGLRPQARAGVRLRGVLKHLLGLT; encoded by the coding sequence TTGAGGAGGGCTGACCTCATCCTACTACATGCCCCAAGCGTCTACGACTTCAGGAAGCGCTTCGCAATGTATGGCCCTATCAGTGATGTTATACCCTCCACACCCATTTTCGAGATGTATCCCCTCGGTTTTGTGAGCATAGTTGGCTACCTGGAGGCTAGGGGCTATAGAACGCGGATTGTGAACATCGCTGTGAAAATGCTGAGAGATAGAGAGTTCGATGTTGAGGGGGCTATATCTAGGCTAGATCCCATGGCCTTCGGCATTGACCTCCACTGGCTGGTCCACGCCTCTGGAAGCCTAGACATCGCAAAGATGATCAAAAGATTCCACCCCGAGACTCCAATCATCCTAGGAGGCCTTTCTGCTACCTACTATCATGAAGAGATCATTAAGGACCATCCTCAGGTGGACTATATTCTCAGAGGGGACTCCACTGAGAGGCCCCTTCTGCAGCTCCTCGAAGATATAGAAGCGGGGAGGGAGCCGGAGGAGGTCGAGAACCTTACCTGGAGAAGTAAGAGTGGTGGGATCAAAGTTAATCCCTTATCCTATGTACCAGAGAGCCTGGACGATATGGAGCTTGACTATGGCGACATGGTGAATTTGGTTATTAGGCATCGAAGCCTCGAGGAGAACCTTCCATATGAAAGCTTTATGGACTATCCCTTCACAGCCCTATTGACCTGCAAGGGATGCCTCCACAACTGCGTGACCTGCGGGGGCTCAATGTTCGCTTACAGAAACTTCTTTAATAGAAATAGACCTGCCTTCAAGTCCCCAAAGAGGCTCTTAGAGGAGATGAGAGCGGTGAGCGAGTACTTCGATGCTCCTATCTTCCTGCTCGGAGACATTAGGGAGGGTGGAGGTAGATATTCTGAGGAGCTCCTTAATGGGATAAGGAGGGAGGGAATAGAAAACACCGTAACTCTTGAGCTATTCACCCCAGCTTCAGAATCCTTTCTCGAGGCTGTGGCAGGGAGCTGTGAAAGATTTGCGGTTGAGATCTCCCCTGAGACTCATGATGACTATGTGAGGAGGCTTCAGGGGCGACCCTACAGCTCAGCGGAGCTGGAGAAAACCATAGAGGAAGCCCTGAGGCTTGATTGTGAGAAGTTCGACGTATTCTTCATGGTGGGCCTTCCAGGCCAGACGATAGATTTGGCCATAGACTCGGTCGAGTATTCGAGGAGGCTTATTAAGAGGCTTGGTAGAGGAGGAAGGCTCCACACCTTTATAGCCCCTATGGCCCCATTCCTAGACCCTGGAAGCTTGGCCTTTGAATATCCAGCTCGATATGGTTACAGGAGGCTCTACTCATCCCTCAGGGAGCATAGGGAGGCCCTACTCCAACCATGCTGGAAGCTTATACTCAACTATGAGACGAGGTGGATGACTAGGGACCAGATAGCTGAGGCGACCTATGAGGCCATGATGAGGATGAACGAGGTGAAAATGGAGGCGGGGTTGATAGATAGGGAGGCGGGGGAGAAAGTGGTAGAGGGCTTAGCACTGGCCTGGGAGATAATGCGAAGGATAGATGCCCTCAACGTGCTAAATGAGGAGGAGGCGAAGAGGGTGTATGAGGAGCTCAGGCTGGAGGTGGAGAGGTCGGCTAGATGGACGGGGTACTCTAAGAGGGGGTTGAGACCTCAGGCCAGAGCAGGGGTCAGACTTAGGGGGGTTCTCAAGCACCTATTAGGACTCACCTGA
- a CDS encoding polyprenyl synthetase family protein gives MGYPLGCEEMILRRLRERREFIDKAIEELSLQVEAVLEAPIRHMLGTGGKRLRPLICILSCELLGGDYRNTRDAFLALELIHNGTLIHDDILDEDKIRREALTIHSAFGVNTAILAGDLLLSLGLRYAAETGRLEVIRRLSEATSKMIQGVALQPHYRRRKATAEDYLKVAYLKSGSLFEASASLGGVMAGGETEIPLLEQFGGNFGIAYQIRDDILEVISEKETGLRDLINGDMNLPYIYAQESTFISERERTLLSEIFMGKRELSDPEEVKDIFLRSKALERCVESMREYGERGGEILNSFEQSEAQKCLRYLLDSYCRSFNLEEARDPEF, from the coding sequence TTGGGCTACCCGCTCGGATGTGAAGAAATGATCCTAAGGAGGCTTAGGGAGAGGCGAGAGTTTATAGACAAAGCGATAGAAGAGTTAAGCCTCCAAGTAGAAGCCGTGCTTGAGGCTCCCATAAGGCATATGTTGGGGACTGGTGGAAAGAGGCTCAGACCCCTTATCTGCATCCTGAGCTGTGAACTTCTGGGTGGCGATTACAGGAACACTAGGGATGCCTTCCTAGCCCTAGAACTCATCCATAATGGAACCCTTATCCACGATGACATTTTAGATGAGGACAAGATCAGGAGGGAAGCATTAACTATCCACTCCGCCTTTGGGGTAAATACCGCCATCTTGGCTGGAGACCTACTACTGAGTCTCGGCTTAAGGTACGCTGCAGAGACTGGGAGGCTTGAGGTTATAAGGAGGCTTTCCGAGGCGACATCCAAGATGATTCAGGGTGTGGCCCTCCAGCCCCACTACCGCAGAAGGAAGGCTACGGCGGAGGACTACCTGAAGGTGGCATACCTCAAGAGCGGAAGCCTATTCGAGGCCTCTGCCTCTCTCGGGGGTGTCATGGCAGGGGGAGAAACGGAGATCCCCCTCTTAGAGCAGTTCGGGGGGAATTTCGGGATAGCTTATCAGATCAGGGATGACATCCTTGAAGTGATCTCAGAGAAGGAGACAGGCCTAAGAGACCTGATCAACGGAGACATGAATCTTCCATACATATATGCTCAGGAGTCCACCTTCATATCGGAGAGGGAAAGGACGCTCCTCTCAGAGATCTTTATGGGGAAAAGGGAGCTCTCCGACCCCGAAGAGGTTAAAGACATATTCCTCAGGTCTAAAGCCCTAGAGAGGTGTGTTGAGAGTATGAGGGAGTACGGAGAGAGAGGAGGTGAGATACTGAACTCCTTTGAGCAGAGTGAGGCTCAGAAGTGCCTTAGATATCTACTCGATAGCTATTGTAGAAGCTTCAACCTAGAAGAGGCCAGAGACCCTGAGTTTTGA
- a CDS encoding ArsA family ATPase produces the protein MSFLEVERPRIVMFCGKGGVGKTTTASATALHFSERGLKTLLLSTDPTPSLSDILELDVREDITPVRGVEGLDAVELDYDIVVEMWKEKFGQEVFEVVSSFLPVDEEIIDYVANAPGIDQEFALSYVYDLYRGSRYEAIIWDTAPAGGTLSLIKLQEKFYRHLGEASKLYLRVRTALEILTKGRAKRDPLIIIEKWKTLAEEVLSMLKDQKTTAILVTIPESLGVSQTKRVAEELKSYGIRPSAVILNYVVDAEAALSSEFYGKRREMQMEYIREMERLYGGSMEIVTLPLLPFEVKGLEALKEVRCLLFSSSSGES, from the coding sequence TTGAGCTTTCTGGAAGTGGAGAGGCCTAGGATAGTCATGTTCTGCGGAAAGGGGGGTGTTGGGAAGACCACTACAGCCTCAGCCACGGCCCTCCACTTTTCGGAGAGGGGCCTTAAGACACTCTTGCTCTCCACGGATCCAACCCCCTCCCTCTCAGATATCCTCGAACTCGATGTTAGGGAAGATATCACGCCAGTAAGGGGTGTTGAGGGCTTAGATGCCGTTGAGCTAGACTATGACATTGTGGTTGAGATGTGGAAGGAGAAGTTCGGCCAGGAGGTTTTTGAGGTGGTCTCCTCCTTCCTACCGGTCGATGAAGAGATAATAGATTATGTTGCCAACGCCCCTGGCATAGACCAGGAATTCGCCCTTAGCTATGTATATGATCTGTATAGGGGATCTAGATATGAGGCAATAATCTGGGACACCGCACCCGCGGGTGGTACCCTATCACTGATAAAGCTGCAGGAGAAGTTTTACAGGCATCTTGGTGAGGCCTCGAAGCTGTACCTTAGGGTTAGGACGGCCCTCGAGATCCTAACTAAAGGCAGGGCGAAGAGGGATCCTCTAATCATCATAGAGAAATGGAAGACATTAGCTGAGGAGGTTCTCTCAATGCTTAAGGATCAGAAGACAACCGCTATACTAGTGACAATTCCAGAGTCCCTAGGGGTTAGCCAGACCAAGAGGGTGGCGGAAGAGTTGAAGAGCTACGGCATCAGGCCTTCCGCTGTTATCCTCAATTATGTCGTGGATGCGGAGGCGGCTCTATCCTCAGAATTCTATGGAAAGAGGAGGGAGATGCAGATGGAATACATAAGAGAGATGGAGAGGCTCTACGGAGGATCTATGGAGATAGTGACCCTACCTCTTCTTCCCTTCGAAGTGAAGGGGTTAGAAGCCCTAAAGGAGGTGAGATGCCTCCTCTTCAGCTCCTCCTCAGGTGAGTCCTAA